GGTGTCTTCTTCTCCACTCGGGTCTTCTGGTACCACCACTGAAAGTACCTGAGGAGCAGAAGGCAGTGTGAGGGTTAGGAGGTAGGTGGGTGGTGCTTCATGGGCTACACTTACTCTCTCCGGACACCCAGCTGTTACCTCCCACTAAATGGCCTGAAGACCCAACACTTCCTCTTCCAAACCTCTCCTCCTATTGACTTCTCTACAATTTAGTGTCCCTTCATCTTTCCTGTCACCTTAGCTCACAGTGGGGCTGTCATTGTTTCTCCTCTCTACTCTCCTCAGAACAGGTTTTTAATTCTTTCCTTACCTCTCTAACTCAGCTATCACTGCTTTAATTCAAACCTTAGGAGCTCTTATCTGAGGCTTTGAAAGGGCCAGGTATGGTTTCCTGGCCTGTATCACTCCCCGTCAAGAGGAATAAGCACAgagctttcttctttttagaatgTTTATTTTCTTCCCAAGTATAAAAGGTAAAAATTTGGAGAATACAGCAAGTGGAAGGGAAAAAACCTTACCCATAGGCAGTCACTGTTTACATTTTGGGGTATTTTCTCTAAATTTTTGTTTAGTGCACCATTTAAACTGGAAGCTTTCTGATTTTGCTCTCTCATACCCTCTGAATAAAGCCTTCTAAAGATCCCAGTATTTTTCTGGTCTTGTCACAGCCCTATTCAGAACCTTCTGGGGGTGTATCTAATAGACAAGTGATTCACTTTGGGATTCAAGGCTCTAACATCTGCCCCAGCCTACCTTTAGTCTTATTAAATATAAATTCCCATTCAGGGTGAGTCCTCGCCAAGCAACCCCTCCCCTGCCAGACCCTCTCCCACTTCCACTCTCCTCCACACCCCAGACATTTTATGTCCATTGTTCAAGCATAACACTTCTAACCATGTAAATGGGTAAGtaactcctctgagcctcagttcttcatctacaaaatgggataCCTTCTGCCCTACCTACCTCATGGCATGGTTCAAAGGATCAAATGACATAATGGGTAAGAAAGCCATAAAGTGGAATACCTGTGCTAGGTACGATTAATACTTGTACAGAGAGTATCTCAACTCCTAATCAAACACTGCCTTGTTATTTCAATGTTCCTCACATGAGTCTGACAGACTTTTAGGTTCCTTAAAGAAAAAGACAGTGACATTGGCTAGCTGAATATTACCTACAGCTCCATGTCCAGGGGAGGTTCCATGGTctgcagtcaataaatatttgctgtatttacaaatgaatgaatgtacaAACAATAGGGCATAAGAGAGATAAAAGACAAGAGGGGAGGGAAAATGTGATTAAAGAACAGGGAAAGCAGATTCTGGGGgtaaaggagagggagagaagacaAAAGATGAGATGATGCAAAGGCTGAAAATTCTCCCAGGCAGCTCAGAAGAAACTGGACTTTGAAACTAGAGTCTAGAAGGAAGGATtggtgaagggagggagggagaagaaatgCTGAGGACAGGcagaacaaaacccattgcccagcaagcagattccgattcatagcaaccctattggacggagtaagtagagctgcccccttagagtttccaagtttagagtagcagactgccacatctttctctcacagagcagctggtcagttcaaaccactagccttttggttagcagccaagtacttaaccactacacaaccagggctccttaggagtctagagtaagcactcagtatttattgaatgaatgctcCAGCTGGAAAAGAGATCAAAATTGAGCTCTTACCATACTGAAGCCTGAGAACTCTGTCTTGTTGGAGCTTTCTGGGAGTGTCTCCATCTCAACTCCCTCTTAGGGTCTACTTCTCTCTCACTCAATCTAGCAGCTGGCCATTCCTGGCCTATTTGGCCTACTctataacttcttttttttttttataacttcagCCTCAACTCTGGATTATCCAGAATTCTTCCTTGTCTCACTCCTGCTCTCACTTCAATGCAGGACCTCATCCCATTCCAAAAGCCCTATGTCAGTGACGCCCACCCTATCCTGGTATGGGGAGCCAAGGTCCAGGGGGCTGAGCACTGCTTCAGGCCTCTATGACTCAGGAGCTGAGGGAGGCTTGATGCCCACTAGTTCTTGACCTCATTGTTCCCACCACATGTACCACACTGTGCTTCTCTCAGTGTCCTGGCCCTAGACTCTATTTTCACCCAAAGGCTTTCAGGTCAATGTTGGGCTGGGTCAGCTTCAGAAAAAGCCCGGAGGGATGATTTTTCTCTGGTACAGGCCACCCACAGGAATTAGCCAAGAAGCCAGATATCCAGGCAGTTCTGATCCTTCCTATTGCCTAGCGCTGGGGTAAGGCAAATGGCCTCCTCACCCCCAACCCCATAGCGCTGGCCTGGAGAAGTGAAAGGTCCCCTACTTAGGGGTTGTCGGAGCTGGGTTTCCCAACCTTTATGCCTCCCTCCTAAGCTGTGTTTCCTGTGTGGACTGACTCAGGATGACCTCAAGGTGATGCTTTCTGTCTTCATATCCACCTGCTCCTGTTAATAGGTCTGGTTCCTCATCACTAGTCTTGGAACTCAGTGGGGATCTATCTGGAGGGATCTAGAGGGGGAAACAGAGCAGGCTCTGGAAGACTTACCAAGAGCTCTGGGGGACATCTATGGCAGTGGCACTCTGGTCagaagtcttcttttttttatatcagaGGCTGTCTATCCCAGGATAGAGTGACCCACAGCTCTCTTCACCCCTCCTTGGGGTTGAGAGCTGGCAGGCTCTCACCCATTCCCTAGAGCTAAAGCTTGACAAGGAAAGAAGTGGATGGGACATGGTGTGCCTAAATGAGGTACAAAGCCTGCCTCAGAAGCTCAGGGGAATCTGAGAACCTCCCTCTCACAAAAAAATAACATTGTGTCAGTACTACAGCAGCTACACTATCTTTTCCTACCTTGCCACAAAGTACAGAGGGGCCCCAGGTTACAAACGAGATCCATTcctgtctgtctttaagttgagtttgtaaGTAAATGAAAACAGGTACAtgattcttattttattcagtaTCAGTCAGACGTGTgtcttagtatatattttacctttttatgcacataaaacacttaagaaacacatCCAAATACACTGAAAAATAATATTACAGTAATAGTAACTACATATGGTGCCATACAGGAGAGAGTAGTGCCTGAGCTCTTTATTATGCACCGTTGTATTGAACTCAAATTTTAAATGCAATTGGCTTTATAGCAGTCTGTTCTTGAGTACAAGTTGTCTGTAAGTTGGATGTaaccggggactgcctgtatagctTATCCCAAGGAGAAGAGAGTATGTGTGAGGGTGACTGCAGGCCCCGATGTTCCTATTCTTTTTCGCTGAAAAGACAAGAAGATGCTGGGAGGAAGGGGGTTGCAAAGACATGTGACCTGGTCTCACTCTCCAAAACCATGAACCTAGAATATGCTGGGGATAGGGGCCACCTAATGGGACAAGGAGCCCACCTGTTTCTCACCCCTTTCCACTTCTGCTGGAAGCCTTGTGCTGGAACAAAGTGAAGCCAAAGGTTCTCTAAGCAATGGGCTGTACTCACCTGAAGCCCACGCCCACAAGCTTTATCATGTTGCTTAAGGAGATGTTGTTGGCATCAAAGGGTTTCCTCTTCTCTGCAAACTCATGAGCTAGGCAGATGCGCCAGCCAAAGGCAGGCACCAGGTATCCTTTAGCTTTACCCTCATAGGAAGCCATTAGCTGCCCAGAGTTCTCCGGGTTGCAGCAGCCCGGCTCATCTTGGGGTCGATTGTCTTCAGGGTTCTCACAATCCGCAACCTGCACGGCCTCAGCTCCTCCAGTATCTTCAAAGCAACAAACCCGCGGATCCTCTTTGCCGCAGCTGGTCTGCTCCGAGGCTGGGATGCTGGTTTCCATACTCCCAGTACCCTGGGTCCCCACGACCTCGATGGGCCCTGGTCCCGCGCCCTCTGGAACAAAGTATCTCGCCAGCCAAGTCCAGAACCGGACgccggttgttgttaggtgccgtcccgGAGGGCCAGGTGCTGGGGAAAGCTGAGGTGAGCTACTGCCTCTGCGAAACCGAGGAGCTGTTGCTGCAACGGCGGCGGCAACAGCAATGAAGCCGCCTCGGGCTCTCCCTTGGTCGTCTCGCTAGGTCCTGGGGAAGAAGGGTCGGGACTCATCCTCGTTGGGCCGCGGCGATCAGAGCGCCCGCCCTAAGGGCGGCTGGGCCCGCGGAGAGGGGAGGAGTCCCGGCGCCAGCCCGCAAGGCACCGCCCCCGGGACCTGCCCGGGAGCTCGCTGGGcggccggggcgggccgggggccggggcgggccgggggccggggcgggccgggggccggggcgggccgggggcCAGGACTGCCCGGTCCCTCAGCCGccgcaccagggcctccaggGCTGGGCGCCGGGTCCCGCCGGCGGGCCTCAGGAGCAGCCTCCGCACCCGGCTGGGGCCCGTGGGAAGGTGACCCTCGGCGCCGGGAGCACTCGGGCCCCTTCCGGTCCGGCCCTGCGGGCACTTCCGGCCGGAAGGGGCTCGGTGGGGGggccgaagggaagtcccgcctCTGCCCCGCTGCCGACGCCGCGGACTCGGCGGCTCACCCGGCCCGGTCCTGGGAGGCCGGGCAGGTGAGGCCTCGGTGTGCCGAGACCTCCGGTTTCGACCGTGCGAGGTGCCCGGCCTACGGGCGTGGAGGGGCGGGCAGCCATGGCCTCGGGCGGGGACGTGGAACTTTAGGGAAGGGGGACGGAGGCCGGCCTGGGGCTCCCGGCAGGTAGGGGAGAGGGCCGGGGGTCTGCGACCCAGAGCGACGCCTTCCCCCTAGGCAGTACTGGGGCCGGTGCCACCCGTTCGTGCCTCCCGTCCGCCTGCCCACTCCTCAAATCCGCCGCTTTTCTCCGGCACCCGCACTGTGATGCTGACCGCCCACCTCCTCAGGCCTCACACCCGGGTACGGGCCTCAGACATCCTTGCCGTGGTGCTGACCTCCGATCGCCCTTATTTCCCTCTAGATCTGATTCCGGAGCTGCCATGATTGAAGTGGTAGCAGAGCTGAGCCGGGGACCTGTGTTTCTGGCGGGGGAGGCGCTGGAATGTGTGGTGACCGTCaccaaccccctcccccccacggCTACTTCAGCATCCAGGTGGGGatgctggtactgaaggaagaaggtggTCCTTACGGGagaaaaacccaacccagtgccgccgagtcgatttcgactctgGAGGGGAGCCTGGTATCTGTAGTGCCAGGCGGGAGCTCAGGTTGTCCTGCAGCTAGCTACACCACGACCTTCTCGCTCATTGTTCTCTCATCGTAGGCAAGGGCTATTTAACAGAAGATGCGGATGACATAGcactccttccccctcccccatgccCTTTATACCACTGTATACTTTTCTTTGTTTAATGGTTTCTCTTGGGGGTTCTGTATTTCCTGATCGCTGGGACTGCCACCTCACCTTGTTGGTGTCCTCTGACTGTGGTAGGTAGTTGGAAGAGCATTTGTGAGGTCAGGGACTACCTTCTGATGCCTCCTTTTCCTCTTTCCATAGTGAGGCTCTGGCCTGGGCTAGTGCCCAAATCCACTGTCAGTTCCATGCCAGTGAGAGCCGAGTGGAACTGCCTCCCCCTGATTCCAGTCAGCCAGATGTCCAGCCTGAGAGCCAGACTGTCTTTCTGCCTCACCGAGGTTAGAGATGGGGCATTTACCTCTGGAGGGGGATGGAGCCATTGTCGTCTAAGGGTGAAATTGTTAAATTGTTCATTTGGGTTGTATGGTCCCTGTCACATtgggaatgtaaaaaaaaaaaattaggggaatGAAATTACCTCTTTAGGGGTTTAAAGACTATGTTCCTATCTCACACCAGGAAAAGAAAGGTAGCTTAGCTTGAGGTGCCTTTTGTTAGCAGTGCTTCACTGCCCCAACTTGCTGTGCTAGCCTTGCCCAGTACTAAACAGCAGGGCCATGACATTTCTGTCCATCTTACCTCTTCTAGGAGAGAGGGGTCAATGTATCCTTTCTACTCCACCAAAAATCCTGTTCTGTGACTTGAGGCTAGAACCTGGAGAGTCCAAATCATGTGAGTGACTGCCCCCCGCCTCTGGATCGCCTTCTAAGTCTCCTGGAGGGAGGCCTCCTCTGGCTGCTTCTGGCTGCCCTGACTACTGCTTCCCAATCAGACTCCTACAGTGAAGTGCTGCCCATAGAGGGACCACCCTCCTTTCGGGGTCAGTCAGTCAAGTATGTCTACAAACTGACCATTGGCTGCCAGCGTGTCAACTCCCCGATCACTTTACTCAGGGTCCCTTTGAGGGTTCTTGTGCTGACTGGTAAGTAAGGGGCCctggggggaagggctggggaaGAGCCTCACCAAAGCAGAAATGGTCTTAGGGGGCTTGtgaaggggaggaagggaagtTTCTTGGTCTTAATGAAGATGACAGGGAATTGGGGAGGTAGGATTCTGGAGAATAAGCTGACATGAGTGTCTTTTCTTACTTTCATTCCTCTCAGGTTGCAGTCTAAAACCCTAACTTCTGCTCTCATTTCTGTTCCCTCCCAGCATTACCTCCCCACTCGCTCTCTCCCTAGGCCTTCAGGATGTCCGGTTTCCCCAGGATGAGGCTGTAGCCCCATCCAGTCCATTCCTGGAAGAGGATGAAGGTGGAAAGAAGGATTCATGGCTAGCTGAATTGGTTGGGGAGCGCCTCATGGCTGCCACATCCTGCCGCAGCCTCCGTGAGAATCCTTTCTAAACTGTCCCACCTTACCCCACCCTTATAGTATTCTTGTCTCAGAGAGAGTTTTTTCTAACTTCTGTGTTCATCAGTGAGGATCCATTGATATCTCACATCAGGTTATAAAGAAAAGCTCCACCTTTTGGCCCCATGTTTCCAGTCTTGGGCATTGCCAGTGTGGGCTTCAGGCTTACAGCTTCCCATTCTCCCCAGATCTGTACAACATCAGTGATGGCCGAGGGAAAGTTGGGACATTTGGCATATTCAAATCTGTATACAGACTCGGCGAGGACGTGGTGGGAACTTTAAACTTAGGGGAAGGAACCGTAGCTTGTTTGCAGGTGAGAGGAGAGAGGGGCTTCTGGGATACTGGGCCTGGAGGGCTAGGATGGAAGGAGGAGAAGGGCGTGCATGAAGAGGGGTAGTATGTAGAAGTGGGTAGTGTGTTCACCCCGGGTCCCTCTGATGGGTTAAACAGCTTGAGGTTGGGCTGCCCTCTCACCTACAGTCAGCACTTCCAAATGCCTGCTAGCCTGCACCTTTCTCCTTGCTCCCAGTTTTCAGTAAGCTTACAGACTGAGGAGCGGGTACAGCCTGAGTACCAGCGGCGTCGTGGGACAGGGGGTGCCCCTTCTGTGTCCCATGTGACTCATGCCCGGCATCAGGAGTCCTGCCTGCATACAACCAGAACCAGCTTCTCCCTCCCCATTCCTCTCAGCTCCACTCCAGGCTTCTGCACAGCAATTGGTGAGACTGTGATCACTATGGAGATGGGGTGAGGGGTGGAAGAAAGCAAGTCAAATGCTATGCTTAGGTAGGGCATAAGGGATCCTGATTTGTAACACACCATCAGACATACCTGCATCCGGTCTCTTCCTGAAACCTTTCTTCAACCTCTACTCCTGTTTCCTAGACTCACTGACccctaaattctttttttttttaaataatttttattgtgctttaagtgaaagtttacaaatcaagtcagtctctcacacaaaaacccgtacacaccttgctacacactcccaattactctccccctaatgagacagcccgctctctccctccactctctgttttcgtgtccatttcaccagcttctaaccccctccaccctctcatctcccctccgggcaggagatgccaacatagtctcaagtgtccacctaatccaagaagctcactcctcaccagcatccctctctgacccattgtccagtccaatccatgtctgaagagttggcttcaggaattgttcctgtcctgggccaacagaagacccCTAAACTCTTAACA
The sequence above is drawn from the Elephas maximus indicus isolate mEleMax1 chromosome 9, mEleMax1 primary haplotype, whole genome shotgun sequence genome and encodes:
- the RGP1 gene encoding RAB6A-GEF complex partner protein 2; translation: MIEVVAELSRGPVFLAGEALECVVTVTNPLPPTATSASSEALAWASAQIHCQFHASESRVELPPPDSSQPDVQPESQTVFLPHRGERGQCILSTPPKILFCDLRLEPGESKSYSYSEVLPIEGPPSFRGQSVKYVYKLTIGCQRVNSPITLLRVPLRVLVLTGLQDVRFPQDEAVAPSSPFLEEDEGGKKDSWLAELVGERLMAATSCRSLHLYNISDGRGKVGTFGIFKSVYRLGEDVVGTLNLGEGTVACLQFSVSLQTEERVQPEYQRRRGTGGAPSVSHVTHARHQESCLHTTRTSFSLPIPLSSTPGFCTAIVSLKWRLHFEFVTSREPGLVLLPPMEQPEPATWTGPEQVPVDTFSWDLPIKVLPTSPTLASYAAPGPSTSTITI